From one Salvia miltiorrhiza cultivar Shanhuang (shh) unplaced genomic scaffold, IMPLAD_Smil_shh fragScaff_scaffold_173, whole genome shotgun sequence genomic stretch:
- the LOC131002715 gene encoding protein WHAT'S THIS FACTOR 9, mitochondrial-like: protein MRPVLLEKVLFTYNKNRVSSFTCAPSPPYSYIQAQTYVQAYMKWKKDPYFDSIDSIHKSLELKPIIAVKNFFITTSSSPHDKYSIPISAVSKKGSEFDISIKVIRFLRNYPSFFEEFKGPCYNLPWFRLTDTAIELDKEERLVYEEFRDDILGRLKKFIMMSGSAQMLPLKVIKGLRWYLGLPNEFFRDPTEYIGGDGHFRIVDIEDGLKGLAVIESDKILSVMQQNAMRKGIYNGGADEAIAFPLFPSKGLRLKQKIKDWSDEFQKLPYVSPYDDYSYLNPDSDISEKRVVGVIHELLCLFVEHAAERKSLFCLRKYLGLPQKVHKAFERHPHIFYLSLKNKTCTAILKEAYRGEKAIDPHPLAKVRRSYIALMKESTEIMRNKRLKNTKASDQQSVLSEDGRSHPTEA, encoded by the coding sequence ATGAGGCCAGTCCTTCTCGAGAAAGTCCTCTTCACCTATAATAAGAACCGTGTCTCCTCCTTTACTTGTGCTCCTTCACCTCCCTACTCCTACATTCAAGCACAAACTTATGTGCAGGCATATATGAAATGGAAAAAGGACCCCTACTTTGACTCGATTGATTCAATTCACAAGTCCCTTGAACTGAAGCCCATAATCGCTGTGAAAAATTTCTTTATCACAACATCCTCCTCGCCACATGACAAATATTCCATTCCCATCTCAGCTGTCTCCAAAAAAGGCTCAGAATTTGATATAAGTATCAAAGTTATAAGGTTCTTGAGGAACTATCCTTCTTTCTTTGAGGAGTTTAAAGGTCCTTGTTATAATTTACCTTGGTTTAGACTGACTGATACAGCCATTGAGCTTGATAAAGAGGAAAGATTAGTATATGAAGAATTTAGAGATGATATTTTGGGGAGATTGAAGAAGTTTATAATGATGAGCGGCAGTGCACAGATGCTTCCTTTAAAGGTCATTAAGGGCTTGCGGTGGTATCTAGGTTTGCCTAATGAGTTTTTCAGGGATCCTACTGAGTATATCGGAGGTGATGGCCATTTTAGGATTGTGGACATAGAAGATGGATTAAAGGGGTTGGCTGTAATCGAAAGTGATAAAATCTTGTCAGTGATGCAGCAGAATGCAATGAGGAAGGGAATATACAATGGGGGTGCTGATGAGGCAATTGCATTTCCATTGTTCCCGTCTAAGGGGCTGCGGTTAAAGCAGAAGATAAAAGATTGGTCGGATGAATTTCAAAAACTGCCGTACGTGTCTCCATATGATGACTACTCATATTTGAATCCGGACAGCGACATATCAGAGAAACGGGTGGTGGGAGTGATACATGAGTTGTTGTGTTTGTTTGTGGAACATGCTGCTGAAAGAAAGTCACTTTTTTGTTTGAGGAAATACTTAGGGTTGCCTCAGAAGGTTCACAAGGCCTTTGAGAGGCATCCACATATCTTTTATTTGTCGCTCAAGAATAAAACCTGCACAGCTATTCTGAAAGAAGCTTATCGCGGCGAGAAGGCTATTGATCCGCATCCACTTGCTAAAGTGAGGAGAAGTTATATTGCTTTGATGAAGGAATCAACAGAAATTATGAGGAACAAGAGGCTCAAGAATACCAAGGCTTCTGATCAACAAAGTGTTCTCTCCGAAGATGGAAGATCTCATCCTACAGAAGCGTGA